The Flammeovirga yaeyamensis genome segment GTCATGACCAACTTTTCTACAACTATCAAAAAATTATTTTGTTTTCAGAAGGGGCAAATTACCATTTTCTGCTACTAATTGATAACCTTGCCATGCTTAATGCTACAATTATCAGACTGCAAAAATACAGAATATCTCTAGAGTCTATTAATCCTCTACTTAATGATCTGTAATGAAAGTCTACTCCCCACAATCCTATACTGTAAGCATAATCGGATAAAGCTGGAATAGAAGCCACAGAAGATATACCATCGTAGCAGGCAAAGCAGATCATTACTGCTACAATAAAGGAGATAATTTGACTCGAAGTGATCGAGGAAGCAAATGTACCTATAGCTGCAAAACCGCCAGCTAGAAAGGCTAATCCAACGTAAGATCCTAATACCCCTGCCGTATCTATATTTCCTTTTGGTGCTCCTAATTCATACACCGAATAGTAATAAACCACTGTTGGGATCAAAGCAATTAATGCTGTAGCCCAAGCTG includes the following:
- the gldF gene encoding gliding motility-associated ABC transporter permease subunit GldF, with the protein product MWQIFSKELNSFFSAVLGYLVVSVFLVMMGLFVWVFPQTSVLEGSYASLDTLFNIAPYVFMFLLPAITMRGLAEEKKTGTLELLFTRPLTDTQIVVGKFLAAWATALIALIPTVVYYYSVYELGAPKGNIDTAGVLGSYVGLAFLAGGFAAIGTFASSITSSQIISFIVAVMICFACYDGISSVASIPALSDYAYSIGLWGVDFHYRSLSRGLIDSRDILYFCSLIIVALSMARLSISSRKW